The genomic segment NNNNNNNNNNNNNNNNNNNNNNNNNNNNNNNNNNNNNNNNNNNNNNNNNNNNNNNNNNNNNNNNNNNNNNNNNNNNNNNNNNNNNNNNNNNNNNNNNNNNNNNNNNNNNNTACgtcaaaatgaaatattcaaaGAAAACTTAAACTTGTTCCCAATGTCGTTGgccaaaaaagtatataatatttaccatcgTACAGATCCTGTTGCTTACAGgtacactttatttataatattagttattgaatTATGTACTCGTATATTTGACAATTGTGAGACTgagaatgtttaatattatattatctcagGTTTGAACCATTAGTTGCAAAAGATTATTGTCGCTATAAACCTGTTGGTATTCAGGCCTGTGGTATCAAATGTGATTACTCTGAAGTTCCTTTAGAACTAATTGAAAACATAGATACTGTTAATACCTGTCCACTATCAAGAAATAGTACTCCAGTTGAaagtatgttatttatttatttttttatatttactatgaatcaatataataatatctaatgtgaaatattaaatattatgtctagATTTGAATCACCGGTTAGATTATATATTGAGAGATAGTATCGGAGGATCGGCCAGTGATTATTTGTCAATGTGGTATACACATACGTCATATTGGTCAAACTACGACGTAGCATATTTCATTTACACTAGGTTATTCCCCGAACTAGATAAGACAATGGAAGATTTTCTAAAACCTGAAGAGAAAATCCCCAATTTTGACTTACAATTAGACCAAGGTAACAGttctaaagtaaaaaaaaattgacctcaGCTGTTCACAATGTTTATAATGCTCAATTTTTtaaacctaaatataatatacattatatgaataagagtaaaataagaaaaaaaaatatttgtttactgtTTCAGATCTTTAAAGGTATTGAAGTGACTGAAGATTTGAAACTTGTGACGAGAAATTCAACATTTTGCAAAATAGGTTCATTATCCAAATATATGTCAtaactaaaataagaaaaatatcagttaaaaaaaaattctatagttAAGCATACTAACTACACAATATAAGCGTAATTAGTAATACTTACGTTCCGACAGGTAATTCATAAGTTTGATCTCGGTTCGTTGAAAGTTTAAACTTATTtcagacaatttattattagtattcNNNNNNNNNNNNNNNNNNNNNNNNNNNNNNNNNNNNNNNNNNNNNNNNNNtacttttattatttacaatgaacaaacaaaaagttttattggaaaatttaattacatccaaaaaaaaatattaaacgaaaaataatggaaatgaaACGTGGTGTTATAGATTCTGAAAACTATTTCCGTGAGgcatttaaaccaataattgaaCCATTGAGTACACAtgcaaaacaaaatgaaatatgtaaCACACAGTCAACTGTACTAGAAAATAAATCAGAAACCTCATGCACTAGtgaagatgatgatgataacgAATTAAATTCaccatttgaaaattttttaaataaccgtCCTAAATCAACACGTTATGATAAATCCTATGGTatgcattatgataaaaatagtgaTTCATATAAAATAGGAAAACATTCTGTAACTTTTAGTCACGGTAAATTACTGctgcttaataaatattataaattcacacCAGGTTTATGGTCTTTATTATGTGAGAAGGaaccaaaaaaaacaactatagaAGATATAGaatcttattacaatattttgaaaacttctggaGTCCATTTAAAAGCAGATGGAAAACCCAGAACCTCAAGGTATCATAAATGGCTGAATGTTGTAAAACCGTTGTATGATCGAATGAAAATGGAGGAAAAACAGTTTAATGAagaaatagataaaattaatgagaATACAACTCCAcgaattaacttaaaatcatttaaaaatactttacctTCTAGTCCTTTTGGCTTATTAAGCGCTAAACGTAGAAAAATAACACAAGAAAATGATCcatttgattttaatcaatCAGCAAGCAGTTTTTCACCGTCAGATCGCATGTCTacagatatgattaattttacttCATCACCTGATCCTAAGTCAGGTAGTGGTNNNNNNNNNNNNNNNNNNNNNNNNNNNNNNNNNNNNNNNNNNNNNNNNNNNNNNNNNNNNNNNNNNNNNNNNNNNNNNNNNNNNNNNNNNNNNNNNNNNNNNNNNNNNNNNNNNNNNNNNNNNNNNNNNNNNNNNNNNNNNNNNNNNNNNNNNNNNNNNNNNNNNNNNNNNNNNNNNNNNNNNNNNNNNNNNNNNNNNNNNNNNNNNNNNNNNNNNNNNNNNNNNNNNNNNNNNNNNNNNNNNNNNNNNNNNNNNNNNNNNNNNNNNNNNNNNNNNNNNNNNNNNNNNNNNNNNNNNNNNNNNNNNNNNNNNNNNNNNNNNNNNNNNNNNNNNNNNNNNNNNNNNNNNNNNNNNNNNNNNNNNNNNNNNNNNNNNNNNNNNNNNNNNNNNNNNNNNNNNNNNNNNNNNNNNNNNNNNNNNNNNNNNNNNNNNNNNNNNNNNNNNNNNNNNNNNNNNNNNNNNNNNNNNNNNNNNNNNNNNNNNNNNNNNNNNNNNNNNNNNNNNNNNNNNNNNNNNNNNNNNNNNNNNNNNNNNNNNNNNNNNNNNNNNNNNNNNNNNNNNNNNNNNNNNNNNNNNNNNNNNNNNNNNNNNNNNNNNNNNNNNNNNNNNNNNNNNNNNNNNNNNNNNNNNNNNNNNNNNNNNNNNNNNNNNNNNNNNNNNNNNNNNNNNNNNNNNNNNNNNNNNNNNNNNNNNNNNNNNNNNNNNNNNNNNNNNNNNNNNNNNNNNNNNNNNNNNNNNNNNNNNNNNNNNNNNNNNNNNNNNNNNNNNNNNNNNNNNNNNNNNNNNNNNNNNNNNNNNNNNNNNNNNNNNNNNNNNNNNNNNNNNNNNNNNNNNNNNNNNNNNNNNNNNNNNNNNNNNNNNNNNNNNNNNNNNNNNNNNNNNNNNNNNNNNNNNNNNNNNNNNNNNNNNNNNNNNNNNNNNNNNNNNNNNNNNNNNNNNNNNNNNNNNNNNNNNNNNNNNNNNNNNNNNNNNNNNNNNNNNNNNNNNNNNNNNNNNNNNNNNNNNNNNNNNNNNNNNNNNNNNNNNNNNNNNNNNNNNNNNNNNNNNNNNNNNNNNNNNNNNNNNNNNNNNNNNNNNNNNNNNNNNNNNNNNNNNNNNNNNNNNNNNNNNNNNNNNNNNNNNNNNNNNNNNNNNNNNNNNNNNNNNNNNNNNNNNNNNNNNNNNNNNNNNNNNNNNNNNNNNNNNNNNNNNNNNNNNNNNNNNNNNNNNNNNNNNNNNNNNNNNNNNNNNNNNNNNNNNNNNNNNNNNNNNNNNNNNNNNNNNNNNNNNNNNNNNNNNNNNNNNNNNNNNNNNNNNNNNNNNNNNNNNNNNNNNNNNNNNNNNNNNNNNNNNNNNNNNNNNNNNNNNNNNNNNNNNNNNNNNNNNNNNNNNNNNNNNNNNNNNNNNNNNNNNNNNNNNNNNNNNNNNNNNNNNNNNNNNNNNNNNNNNNNNNNNNNNNNNNNNNNNNNNNNNNNNNNNNNNNNNNNNNNNNNNNNNNNNNNNNNNNNNNNNNNNNNNNNNNNNNNNNNNNNNNNNNNNNNNNNNNNNNNNNNNNNNNNNNNNNNNNNNNNNNNNNNNNNNNNNNNNNNNNNNNNNNNNNNNNNNNNNNNNNNNNNNNNNNNNNNNNNNNNNNNNNNNNNNNNNNNNNNNNNNNNNNNNNNNNNNNNNNNNNNNNNNNNNNNNNNNNNNNNNNNNNNNNNNNNNNNNNNNNNNNNNNNNNNNNNNNNNNNNNNNNNNNNNNNNNNNNNNNNNNNNNNNNNNNNNNNNNNNNNNNNNNNNNNNNNNNNNNNNNNNNNNNNNNNNNNNNNNNNNNNNNNNNNNNNNNNNNNNNNNNNNNNNNNNNNNNNNNNNNNNNNNNNNNNNNNNNNNNNNNNNNNNNNNNNNNNNNNNNNNNNNNNNNNNNNNNNNNNNNNNNNNNNNNNNNNNNNNNNNNNNNNNNNNNNNNNNNNNNNNNNNNNNNNNNNNNNNNNNNNNNNNNNNNNNNNNNNNNNNNNNNNNNNNNNNNNNNNNNNNNNNNNNNNNNNNNNNNNNNNNNNNNNNNNNNNNNNNNNNNNNNNNNNNNNNNNNNNNNNNNNNNNNNNNNNNNNNNNNNNNNNNNNNNNNNNNNNNNNNNNNNNNNNNNNNNNNNNNNNNNNNNNNNNNNNNNNNNNNNNNNNNNNNNNNNNNNNNNNNNNNNNNNNNNNNNNNNNNNNNNNNNNNNNNNNNNNNNNNNNNNNNNNNNNNNNNNNNNNNNNNNNNNNNNNNNNNNNNNNNNNNNNNNNNNNNNNNNNNNNNNNNNNNNNNNNNNNNNNNNNNNNNNNNNNNNNNNNNNNNNNNNNNNNNNNNNNNNNNNNNNNNNNNNNNNNNNNNNNNNNNNNNNNNNNNNNNNNNNNNNNNNNNNNNNNNNNNNNNNNNNNNNNNNNNNNNNNNNNNNNNNNNNNNNNNNNNNNNNNNNNNNNNNNNNNNNNNNNNNNNNNNNNNNNNNNNNNNNNNNNNNNNNNNNNNNNNNNNNNNNNNNNNNNNNNNNNNNNNNNNNNNNNNNNNNNNNNNNNNNNNNNNNNNNNNNNNNNNNNNNNNNNNNNNNNNNNNNNNNNNNNNNNNNNNNNNNNNNNNNNNNNNNNNNNNNNNNNNNNNNNNNNNNNNNNNNNNNNNNNNNNNNNNNNNNNNNNNNNNNNNNNNNNNNNNNNNNNNNNNNNNNNNNNNNNNNNNNNNNNNNNNNNNNNNNNNNNNNNNNNNNNNNNNNNNNNNNNNNNNNNNNNNNNNNNNNNNNNNNNNNNNNNNNNNNNNNNNNNNNNNNNNNNNNNNNNNNNNNNNNNNNNNNNNNNNNNNNNNNNNNNNNNNNNNNNNNNNNNNNNNNNNNNNNNNNNNNNNNNNNNNNNNNNNNNNNNNNNNNNNNNNNNNNNNNNNNNNNNNNNNNNNNNNNNNNNNNNNNNNNNNNNNNNNNNNNNNNNNNNNNNNNNNNNNNNNNNNNNNNNNNNNNNNNNNNNNNNNNNNNNNNNNNNNNNNNNNNNNNNNNNNNNNNNNNNNNNNNNNNNNNNNNNNNNNNNNNNNNNNNNNNNNNNNNNNNNNNNNNNNNNNNNNNNNNNNNNNNNNNNNNNNNNNNNNNNNNNNNNNNNNNNNNNNNNNNNNNNNNNNNNNNNNNNNNNNNNNNNNNNNNNNNNNNNNNNNNNNNNNNNNNNNNNNNNNNNNNNNNNNNNNNNNNNNNNNNNNNNNNNNNNNNNNNNNNNNNNNNNNNNNNNNNNNNNNNNNNNNNNNNNNNNNNNNNNNNNNNNNNNNNNNNNNNNNNNNNNNNNNNNNNNNNNNNNNNNNNNNNNNNNNNNNNNNNNNNNNNNNNNNNNNNNNNNNNNNNNNNNNattatttaataaaatagattttgattcaacttgtataatatgaaatattaaaaccgTTTAGTCTTAGATGAAATTAAGTATATCCTTTGAGAGGATTTAccatattaattcttaattgtAATCTATCTATTTTTACAAGTGACCATCCGGATTTTTTGCTTACAAACGTGTCAACctcaactaatattttattaatcattttatttaatattttattaaaatcagatgaattaCATGCAAGTATATTAGAAGTTTTAAATACTATGTTCTGCACTTCTTGTGTAATTATTCGTTCGTACACACTTTCTacattcaaattgaattttattgatgtttgcAGACATGATtgtttcaactttaaaattattttatctaaagcatagtttaaaaattgtttatagtctataaattccaaattattcttAATCATAAATgtcttagaacattttttaaatctttcaatttcaattaattcTATTGATTCTGATGATTGACGGTTTGAAACTATTGATTTTGATGGTTGACGGTTTGAAATAGTTTTCCTCATCCTTCCTATAATACaactgtaaacataaaatatataagcgggtaatgtattacatttttctaacatcaTATCAAACAActctatttcaattataattatacatatatactttttttctttattaataatattattatgtcatattaatattttatttaatatttttttattaaggggTCTCTATAGGCAACTTCTTATACAttcgtttgtataataatattattctgtttttagctaaatgtaatctttgtacgtttttattattatgattttgtaaaGGTTTAGCTAACCAGTCatcaaatatgttattaacatattttataatcgattaatttataataatttataattattgattgttttttttttctcatgattTGTACACAGTTTANNNNNNNNNNNNNNNNNNNNNNNNNNNNNNNNNNNNNNNNNNNNNNNNNNcatctcctgtaagtcgggtgcacgcaacattACATATAAACCTTAATGTTCCTATATCGCACCCACTATCCTGAATTTGTGGTACagttatcatataattttggTGTTTCGCTATTCCTACTATTTTTCCTGTATTAATGCCCgtgtctataaaataaacttttgttGTTGATATTCCCTCGGGTGCTGGCTTATTGTCATCGAGTATCGTGGTCCATAATagcaatctataatatatatatttatgttaattattatttccgaATTTTATCGCGTTCACATCCCACgtcaacttttattattatttatatttattttcattgttattgtaaattattacgtCTATACATTACTACACACTAatactatcttattattttataactgttttatttttatttatacatatttcaattaattattcgcGATGTATTTATTCGCTTTCGTCGTCATTTTTATCGTcgttttcgtaatattttttcacgtcATTTTTATGTACCGTTACTTTTTTACGATTTCGCGATATAACTACAttttcagaatctaatatttctaaaatttcgtATGGCCCCCTCCAAAGTGgacttaatttatttcattgagtatggtctttaagtaaaatcatatctttaatttttagtgATGTGAGTCTCGTAAATTTACCATGTAAAATTTTACCGGTAaggtaaatttacaaaaaacaatttacaatttacattttttttaccactcaAACAGTTGAGTGACCACTTTATTTGTATGtctttgtattttttatcaagatattaggattataatacaaattaggatttttataaaatgttaacgaCAGTTACGTGATACGAATTATTGTGATATGGTGTACGCGGTTACTGGTACTGTTTAATACGATACGTTATCTCTTATCTTTATCTCAtcacatttattttgaatacaattgtCACGATTGTGGTATTGACGGCGTTGCCACACTGTCGTGGCCCGAAATGTGATTCGGGGCGCCGTCTATACTACTGTTACCAAATTCAGAAGGTTTACCTAGGTTCAGCtaggattaaataaaataacaacttttNNNNNNNNNNNNNNNNNNNNNNNNNNNNNNNNNNNNNNNNNNNNNNNNNNNNNNNNNNNNNNNNNNNNNNNNNNNNNNNNNNNNNNNNNNNNNNNNNNNNNNNNNNNNNNNNNNNNNNNNNNNNNNNNNNNNNNNNNNNNNNNNNNNNNNNNNNNNNNNNNNNNNNNNNNNNNNNNNNNNNNNNNNNNNNNNNNNNNNNNNNNNNNNNNNNNNNNNNNNNNNNNNNNNNNNNNNNNNNNNNNNNNNNNNNNNNNNNNNNNNNNNNNNNNNNNNNNNNNNNNNNNNNNNNNNNNNNNNNNNNNNNNNNNNNNNNNNNNNNNNNNNNNNNNNNNNNNNNNNNNNNNNNNNNNNNNNNNNNNNNNNNNNNNNNNNNNNNNNNNNNNNNNNNNNNNNNNNNNNNNNNNNNNNNNNNNNNNNNNNNNNNNNNNNNNNNNNNNNNNNNNNNNNNNNNNNNNNNNNNNNNNNNNNNNNNNNNNNNNNNNNNNNNNNNNNNNNNNNNNNNNNNNNNNNNNNNNNNNNNNNNNNNNNNNNNNNNNNNNNNNNNNNNNNNNNNNNNNNNNNNNNNNNNNNNNNNNNNNNNNNNNNNNNNNNNNNNNNNNNNNNNNNNNNNNNNNNNNNNNNNNNNNNNNNNNNNNNNNNNNNNNNNNNNNNNNNNNNNNNNNNNNNNNNNNNNNNNNNNNNNNNNNNNNNNNNNNNNNNNNNNNNNNNNNNNNNNNNNNNNNNNNNNNNNNNNNNNNNNNNNNNNNNNNNNNNNNNNNNNNNNNNNNNNNNNNNNNNNNNNNNNNNNNNNNNNNNNNNNNNNNNNNNNNNNNNNNNNNNNNNNNNNNNNNNNNNNNNNNNNNNNNNNNNNNNNNNNNNNNNNNNNNNNNNNNNNNNNNNNNNNNNNNNNNNNNNNNNNNNNNNNNNNNNNNNNNNNNNNNNNNNNNNNNN from the Acyrthosiphon pisum isolate AL4f chromosome X, pea_aphid_22Mar2018_4r6ur, whole genome shotgun sequence genome contains:
- the LOC103308074 gene encoding probable phospholipase YOR022C, mitochondrial isoform X2, which gives rise to MSLAKKVYNIYHRTDPVAYRFEPLVAKDYCRYKPVGIQACGIKCDYSEVPLELIENIDTVNTCPLSRNSTPVENLNHRLDYILRDSIGGSASDYLSMWYTHTSYWSNYDVAYFIYTRLFPELDKTMEDFLKPEEKIPNFDLQLDQDL
- the LOC103308074 gene encoding probable phospholipase YOR022C, mitochondrial isoform X1 yields the protein MSLAKKVYNIYHRTDPVAYRFEPLVAKDYCRYKPVGIQACGIKCDYSEVPLELIENIDTVNTCPLSRNSTPVENLNHRLDYILRDSIGGSASDYLSMWYTHTSYWSNYDVAYFIYTRLFPELDKTMEDFLKPEEKIPNFDLQLDQGNSSKVKKN